From Streptomyces sp. NBC_01460, a single genomic window includes:
- a CDS encoding MFS transporter — protein sequence MAASAGDRDTGSAGPGPSDPRRWRALAVCLVAGFMTLLDVSIVNVALPSIKEGLDTPESDLQWVLSGYALAFGLVLVPGGRLGDARGRRAVFMWGLALFTLASAACGAAQSSLWLVVARLLQGAAGGLLSPQISALIQQMFSGRERGRAFGMFGTVVGISTAVGPLLGGLLIQGAGAQEGWRWVFYVNLPIGIVCLLLARRLLPDTPSATRVRPRDLDPVGVLLLGAGVLTLLLPFVQAQQWPGDGKWLLVPVAVVLLAAFVAWEARCARRNIQPVLNLSLFRLRSFWLGCLMILLYFAGFTSIFFISTLYLQSGLHYSALEAGLAITPFALGAGASASIGGRLVGRFGRPLIVVGLVMVAAGLGLTALAAHLVPGRGAGLAMAAPLLLAGLGSGLVIAPNQTLTLAEVPVNNAGSAGGTLQTSQRVGSSIGIAAVGSVFFAQLGPGDWADAYDHGLLVSVAFVLAGLVVALADVVAGRRGRRRSETSDATGADATDAPRGTS from the coding sequence ATGGCAGCAAGCGCGGGTGACCGGGACACAGGCTCTGCCGGGCCCGGCCCCTCCGACCCCCGTCGCTGGCGCGCCCTCGCCGTCTGCCTGGTGGCGGGGTTCATGACCCTCCTGGACGTCTCCATCGTCAACGTGGCGCTGCCGTCCATCAAGGAGGGGCTCGACACCCCGGAGTCGGACCTCCAGTGGGTGCTCTCCGGCTACGCGCTCGCCTTCGGCCTCGTCCTCGTCCCGGGCGGACGCCTCGGCGACGCCCGGGGGCGCCGCGCGGTGTTCATGTGGGGACTGGCCCTTTTCACGCTGGCCTCCGCGGCCTGCGGGGCCGCCCAGTCCAGTCTCTGGCTCGTCGTCGCCCGCCTCCTCCAGGGCGCGGCCGGCGGGCTGCTCTCCCCCCAGATCTCCGCGCTCATCCAGCAGATGTTCTCCGGACGGGAGCGGGGCCGCGCCTTCGGTATGTTCGGCACCGTCGTGGGCATCTCCACCGCCGTCGGCCCGCTGCTGGGCGGCCTCCTGATCCAGGGGGCCGGGGCGCAGGAGGGCTGGCGCTGGGTGTTCTACGTCAACCTCCCGATCGGGATCGTCTGCCTCCTGCTGGCCAGGCGGCTCCTCCCGGACACCCCCTCGGCGACCCGGGTGCGCCCGCGCGACCTGGACCCCGTCGGCGTCCTGCTGCTCGGGGCGGGGGTCCTCACCCTGCTCCTGCCCTTCGTCCAGGCCCAGCAGTGGCCCGGCGACGGCAAGTGGCTGCTCGTCCCGGTCGCCGTGGTCCTGCTCGCGGCGTTCGTCGCCTGGGAGGCCCGCTGCGCGCGCCGCAACATCCAGCCGGTGCTGAACCTGTCGCTCTTCCGGCTCCGGTCCTTCTGGCTCGGCTGCCTGATGATCCTGCTGTACTTCGCCGGATTCACCTCGATCTTCTTCATCAGCACCCTCTACCTGCAGTCCGGGCTGCACTACAGCGCCCTGGAGGCCGGCCTCGCGATCACCCCGTTCGCCCTGGGCGCGGGCGCGTCGGCGAGCATCGGTGGCCGGCTGGTCGGCCGCTTCGGCCGGCCCCTCATCGTCGTCGGACTCGTCATGGTGGCCGCCGGGCTCGGACTCACGGCCCTGGCCGCGCACCTGGTGCCGGGGAGGGGCGCCGGGCTCGCCATGGCGGCCCCGCTGCTGCTGGCCGGACTGGGCAGCGGACTCGTCATCGCGCCCAACCAGACCCTCACCCTCGCCGAGGTGCCCGTGAACAACGCGGGCAGCGCCGGCGGCACCCTGCAGACCAGCCAGCGCGTCGGCTCGTCCATCGGCATCGCCGCGGTGGGCTCGGTCTTCTTCGCGCAGCTGGGCCCCGGCGACTGGGCGGACGCCTACGACCACGGGCTCCTCGTCTCCGTCGCGTTCGTCCTCGCGGGCCTCGTCGTGGCCCTCGCGGACGTCGTCGCGGGCAGGCGGGGAAGGAGACGTTCCGAGACGTCCGACGCCACGGGCGCCGATGCCACCGACGCCCCGAGGGGAACATCATGA
- a CDS encoding glutathione S-transferase family protein, translating to MSDTEDREQDGNTSYGHKPFKRSRSHFADRVTADGRDGWPVESGRYRLVVSRACPWASRALVSRRLLGLESALSLAVADPVQDDRSWRFTLDEGGKDPVLGIGYLSEAYDARERGYPGGVSVPAIVDVPTRALVTNDYQRITLDLATEWTALHRPGAPDLYPERLRDEIDTVMDGVYRDVNNGVYRAGFAAGQGEYEAAYVDVFRRLDLVSERLAGQRYLVGDTITEADIRLFTTLVRFDAVYHGHFKCNRSKIAEDRVLWAYVRDLYQTPGFGDTVDFDHIKRHYYQVHTGINPTGIVPLGPDLSGWLTPHHREQLGGRPFGDGTPPGPVPPGEEVPARGRP from the coding sequence ATGAGCGACACCGAGGACCGGGAGCAGGACGGGAACACCTCCTACGGCCACAAGCCCTTCAAGCGCTCCCGCAGCCACTTCGCCGACCGCGTCACCGCCGACGGCCGTGACGGCTGGCCCGTCGAGTCCGGCCGCTACCGCCTGGTCGTCAGCCGCGCCTGCCCCTGGGCGAGCCGCGCCCTGGTCTCACGGAGGCTGCTGGGACTGGAGAGCGCCCTCTCCCTGGCCGTCGCCGACCCCGTCCAGGACGACCGCAGCTGGCGCTTCACCCTCGACGAGGGCGGCAAGGACCCGGTGCTCGGCATCGGGTACCTGAGCGAGGCGTACGACGCACGCGAGCGCGGCTACCCGGGAGGGGTCAGCGTGCCCGCGATCGTCGACGTACCGACCCGGGCCCTGGTCACCAACGACTACCAGCGGATCACGCTCGACCTGGCCACCGAGTGGACCGCCCTGCACCGCCCCGGCGCCCCCGACCTCTACCCGGAGCGCCTCCGCGACGAGATCGACACGGTCATGGACGGCGTCTACCGGGACGTCAACAACGGGGTCTACCGCGCCGGGTTCGCCGCGGGACAGGGCGAGTACGAAGCGGCGTACGTCGATGTGTTCCGCCGCCTCGACCTCGTCTCCGAACGCCTCGCCGGGCAGCGCTACCTGGTCGGCGACACGATCACCGAGGCCGACATCCGGCTCTTCACCACCCTGGTGCGCTTCGACGCCGTCTACCACGGGCACTTCAAGTGCAACCGCTCCAAGATCGCCGAGGACCGTGTCCTGTGGGCGTACGTCCGCGACCTCTACCAGACCCCCGGCTTCGGTGACACCGTCGACTTCGACCACATCAAGCGGCACTACTACCAGGTGCACACCGGCATCAACCCGACCGGCATCGTGCCCCTCGGCCCCGACCTGTCCGGCTGGCTCACCCCGCACCACCGGGAGCAGCTGGGCGGCCGCCCGTTCGGTGACGGCACCCCGCCCGGACCGGTGCCGCCGGGCGAGGAGGTCCCGGC